A region of Candidatus Neomarinimicrobiota bacterium DNA encodes the following proteins:
- the rplC gene encoding 50S ribosomal protein L3: protein MTGLIGRKVGMTRLFGEGGMSIPATLVQVGPCVVTQVKTEDSDGYFAIQLGYGEQKEKRTNRPMKGHFKKAGVSPRVHLEEFPASGEKLPSLGQEITVSIFGEGDMVSVRGISKGKGFTGVVKRYGFRGGPKTHGQSNRLRAPGSIGQSSDPSRVWPGMKMAGRHGNKTVIVKNVEVLKVDHEKNTLFLKGPVPGSKNGIVTVTK, encoded by the coding sequence GTGACAGGATTGATCGGTAGAAAAGTGGGAATGACTCGCCTGTTTGGTGAAGGAGGCATGAGTATTCCAGCCACACTGGTTCAAGTTGGACCGTGTGTGGTAACTCAGGTCAAAACCGAAGATTCCGATGGCTACTTCGCGATTCAACTGGGATACGGCGAACAAAAAGAGAAGCGGACAAACCGCCCCATGAAGGGACACTTCAAGAAAGCCGGTGTTTCTCCCAGAGTCCATCTGGAGGAGTTCCCTGCCTCAGGGGAGAAATTGCCGTCCCTGGGACAGGAGATTACAGTTTCCATATTCGGAGAGGGCGACATGGTTTCGGTTCGGGGTATCTCAAAAGGGAAAGGATTCACGGGTGTGGTGAAACGGTATGGATTCAGGGGAGGACCCAAGACGCACGGTCAGTCGAATCGCCTGAGAGCTCCCGGATCCATCGGTCAGTCGTCAGATCCGTCACGGGTCTGGCCCGGAATGAAGATGGCCGGCCGTCACGGGAATAAAACGGTTATCGTAAAGAATGTTGAGGTCCTCAAGGTAGATCACGAAAAAAACACCCTGTTTCTGAAGGGTCCGGTGCCGGGCTCGAAAAATGGGATCGTGACGGTTACGAAGTAA
- the rpsJ gene encoding 30S ribosomal protein S10, with protein MAGQSIRIRLKAYDHNLLDKSTEKIVKTVKSTGAVVSGPIPLPTNRTVYTVLRSPHVNKKSREQFQTKIHKRLIEILNASPKTVDALMKLDLSAGVDIEIKA; from the coding sequence TTGGCTGGCCAATCCATACGAATCAGGTTGAAGGCATATGATCATAATCTTCTGGACAAATCGACGGAGAAGATCGTGAAAACGGTCAAGTCCACCGGAGCGGTGGTTTCAGGACCCATTCCGCTGCCCACGAACAGGACGGTTTATACGGTTCTGAGATCTCCACACGTGAACAAGAAGTCCCGGGAGCAGTTTCAGACGAAAATCCATAAGCGACTCATTGAGATCCTGAACGCCTCTCCCAAGACTGTCGATGCACTTATGAAACTCGATCTTTCGGCGGGAGTTGACATAGAAATCAAGGCCTAG